The Dasypus novemcinctus isolate mDasNov1 chromosome 12, mDasNov1.1.hap2, whole genome shotgun sequence genome includes a window with the following:
- the SOCS2 gene encoding suppressor of cytokine signaling 2 isoform X3 translates to MICRPNNLISRPCPFFSSFPLLPAFSQAEGSPAALSVCVGGSRGAAAREVKAVIPEALACPWRREGQHPPSLRPRSRSSHPPASPKLNVNRGSWGRHTPPLPGPSRLPRPLSAGEPAWCGGGCCRGRGELCVTAPAGDFAILRSGPGEEEPAALQPLPLRHHFGHPAGTCFGVSTDFQEGRVSPLTRARAATCLCHSDLSHMTLRCLEPSGNGAEGTQNQWGTAGSAEEPSPEAACLAKALRELGQTGWYWGSMTVNEAKEKLKEAPEGTFLIRDSSHSDYLLTISVKTSAGPTNLRIEYQDGKFRLDSIICVKSKLKQFDSVVHLIDYYVQMCKDKRTGPEAPRNGTVHLYLTKPLYTAAPSLQHLCRLTINKCTGTIWGLPLPTRLKDYLEEYKFQIPDMHF, encoded by the exons ATGATCTGTCGTCCTAATAACCTGATCTCCCGCCCTTgtcctttcttctcctccttccccctcctacCTGCTTTTTCGCAGGCGGAGGGAAGCCCCGCAGCcctcagtgtgtgtgtgggggggagtagGGGAGCTGCAGCCCGGGAGGTCAAGGCGGTGATCCCCGAGGCTCTTGCCTGCCCTTGGCGCAGAGAGGGCCAGCACCCGCCGTCGCTCCGGCCGCGCTCGCGCTCGTCGCATCCCCCGGCATCTCCTAAATTAAACGTCAACAGGGGAAGCTGGGGCAGACACACCCCTCCTCTCCCGGGCCCCTCCCGGCTCCCCCGCCCCTTGTCCGCTGGGGAGCCTGCCTGGTGCGGAGGCGGCTGCTGCCGAGGCCGAG GAGAACTGTGCGTGACCGCGCCTGCGGGGGACTTTGCCATTCTTCGGTCGGGACCTGGGGAGGAAGAACCCGCGGCTCTccaacccctccccctccgccaccatTTCGGACACCCCGCAGGGACTTGTTTTGGGGTTTCTACTGACTTCCAGGAAGGACGCGTGTCCCCTCTGACCCGAGCTCGGGCGGCCACCTGTTTGTGCCACAGTGACCTTTCCCACATGACCCTGCGGTGCCTCGAGCCCTCCGGGAATGGCGCGGAAGGGACGCAGAACCAGTGGGGGACCGCGGGGTCGGCGGAAGAGCCGTCCCCGGAGGCGGCGTGTCTAGCGAAGGCCCTGCGGGAGCTCGGGCAAACAG GATGGTACTGGGGAAGTATGACTGTTAATGAAGccaaagagaaattaaaagaggCACCAGAAGGAACCTTCTTAATTAGAGACAGTTCTCATTCAGACTACCTACTAACAATATCTGTTAAAACATCAGCCGGGCCAACTAATCTGCGAATCGAATACCAAGATGGGAAATTCAGATTGGACTCTATCATATGTGTCAAATCCAAGCTTAAACAATTTGACAGTGTGGTTCACCTGATAGACTACTATGTTCAGATGTGCAAGGATAAGCGGACCGGCCCAGAAGCCCCCCGGAACGGCACTGTTCACCTTTATCTGACCAAACCTCTCTACACGGCAGCACCATCTCTGCAGCATCTCTGTAGACTCACCATTAACAAATGTACCGGTACCATCTGGGGACTACCTTTACCAACAAGACTAAAAGATTACTTAGAAGAATATAAATTCCAG
- the SOCS2 gene encoding suppressor of cytokine signaling 2 isoform X1 has protein sequence MICRPNNLISRPCPFFSSFPLLPAFSQAEGSPAALSVCVGGSRGAAAREVKAVIPEALACPWRREGQHPPSLRPRSRSSHPPASPKLNVNRGSWGRHTPPLPGPSRLPRPLSAGEPAWCGGGCCRGRGELCVTAPAGDFAILRSGPGEEEPAALQPLPLRHHFGHPAGTCFGVSTDFQEGRVSPLTRARAATCLCHSDLSHMTLRCLEPSGNGAEGTQNQWGTAGSAEEPSPEAACLAKALRELGQTGWYWGSMTVNEAKEKLKEAPEGTFLIRDSSHSDYLLTISVKTSAGPTNLRIEYQDGKFRLDSIICVKSKLKQFDSVVHLIDYYVQMCKDKRTGPEAPRNGTVHLYLTKPLYTAAPSLQHLCRLTINKCTGTIWGLPLPTRLKDYLEEYKFQRRPRSASLLCFPPNSFLCFENRLVGSLVSAPINWLRF, from the exons ATGATCTGTCGTCCTAATAACCTGATCTCCCGCCCTTgtcctttcttctcctccttccccctcctacCTGCTTTTTCGCAGGCGGAGGGAAGCCCCGCAGCcctcagtgtgtgtgtgggggggagtagGGGAGCTGCAGCCCGGGAGGTCAAGGCGGTGATCCCCGAGGCTCTTGCCTGCCCTTGGCGCAGAGAGGGCCAGCACCCGCCGTCGCTCCGGCCGCGCTCGCGCTCGTCGCATCCCCCGGCATCTCCTAAATTAAACGTCAACAGGGGAAGCTGGGGCAGACACACCCCTCCTCTCCCGGGCCCCTCCCGGCTCCCCCGCCCCTTGTCCGCTGGGGAGCCTGCCTGGTGCGGAGGCGGCTGCTGCCGAGGCCGAG GAGAACTGTGCGTGACCGCGCCTGCGGGGGACTTTGCCATTCTTCGGTCGGGACCTGGGGAGGAAGAACCCGCGGCTCTccaacccctccccctccgccaccatTTCGGACACCCCGCAGGGACTTGTTTTGGGGTTTCTACTGACTTCCAGGAAGGACGCGTGTCCCCTCTGACCCGAGCTCGGGCGGCCACCTGTTTGTGCCACAGTGACCTTTCCCACATGACCCTGCGGTGCCTCGAGCCCTCCGGGAATGGCGCGGAAGGGACGCAGAACCAGTGGGGGACCGCGGGGTCGGCGGAAGAGCCGTCCCCGGAGGCGGCGTGTCTAGCGAAGGCCCTGCGGGAGCTCGGGCAAACAG GATGGTACTGGGGAAGTATGACTGTTAATGAAGccaaagagaaattaaaagaggCACCAGAAGGAACCTTCTTAATTAGAGACAGTTCTCATTCAGACTACCTACTAACAATATCTGTTAAAACATCAGCCGGGCCAACTAATCTGCGAATCGAATACCAAGATGGGAAATTCAGATTGGACTCTATCATATGTGTCAAATCCAAGCTTAAACAATTTGACAGTGTGGTTCACCTGATAGACTACTATGTTCAGATGTGCAAGGATAAGCGGACCGGCCCAGAAGCCCCCCGGAACGGCACTGTTCACCTTTATCTGACCAAACCTCTCTACACGGCAGCACCATCTCTGCAGCATCTCTGTAGACTCACCATTAACAAATGTACCGGTACCATCTGGGGACTACCTTTACCAACAAGACTAAAAGATTACTTAGAAGAATATAAATTCCAG
- the SOCS2 gene encoding suppressor of cytokine signaling 2 isoform X2, whose product MICRPNNLISRPCPFFSSFPLLPAFSQAEGSPAALSVCVGGSRGAAAREVKAVIPEALACPWRREGQHPPSLRPRSRSSHPPASPKLNVNRGSWGRHTPPLPGPSRLPRPLSAGEPAWCGGGCCRGRGELCVTAPAGDFAILRSGPGEEEPAALQPLPLRHHFGHPAGTCFGVSTDFQEGRVSPLTRARAATCLCHSDLSHMTLRCLEPSGNGAEGTQNQWGTAGSAEEPSPEAACLAKALRELGQTGWYWGSMTVNEAKEKLKEAPEGTFLIRDSSHSDYLLTISVKTSAGPTNLRIEYQDGKFRLDSIICVKSKLKQFDSVVHLIDYYVQMCKDKRTGPEAPRNGTVHLYLTKPLYTAAPSLQHLCRLTINKCTGTIWGLPLPTRLKDYLEEYKFQLNGMMPR is encoded by the exons ATGATCTGTCGTCCTAATAACCTGATCTCCCGCCCTTgtcctttcttctcctccttccccctcctacCTGCTTTTTCGCAGGCGGAGGGAAGCCCCGCAGCcctcagtgtgtgtgtgggggggagtagGGGAGCTGCAGCCCGGGAGGTCAAGGCGGTGATCCCCGAGGCTCTTGCCTGCCCTTGGCGCAGAGAGGGCCAGCACCCGCCGTCGCTCCGGCCGCGCTCGCGCTCGTCGCATCCCCCGGCATCTCCTAAATTAAACGTCAACAGGGGAAGCTGGGGCAGACACACCCCTCCTCTCCCGGGCCCCTCCCGGCTCCCCCGCCCCTTGTCCGCTGGGGAGCCTGCCTGGTGCGGAGGCGGCTGCTGCCGAGGCCGAG GAGAACTGTGCGTGACCGCGCCTGCGGGGGACTTTGCCATTCTTCGGTCGGGACCTGGGGAGGAAGAACCCGCGGCTCTccaacccctccccctccgccaccatTTCGGACACCCCGCAGGGACTTGTTTTGGGGTTTCTACTGACTTCCAGGAAGGACGCGTGTCCCCTCTGACCCGAGCTCGGGCGGCCACCTGTTTGTGCCACAGTGACCTTTCCCACATGACCCTGCGGTGCCTCGAGCCCTCCGGGAATGGCGCGGAAGGGACGCAGAACCAGTGGGGGACCGCGGGGTCGGCGGAAGAGCCGTCCCCGGAGGCGGCGTGTCTAGCGAAGGCCCTGCGGGAGCTCGGGCAAACAG GATGGTACTGGGGAAGTATGACTGTTAATGAAGccaaagagaaattaaaagaggCACCAGAAGGAACCTTCTTAATTAGAGACAGTTCTCATTCAGACTACCTACTAACAATATCTGTTAAAACATCAGCCGGGCCAACTAATCTGCGAATCGAATACCAAGATGGGAAATTCAGATTGGACTCTATCATATGTGTCAAATCCAAGCTTAAACAATTTGACAGTGTGGTTCACCTGATAGACTACTATGTTCAGATGTGCAAGGATAAGCGGACCGGCCCAGAAGCCCCCCGGAACGGCACTGTTCACCTTTATCTGACCAAACCTCTCTACACGGCAGCACCATCTCTGCAGCATCTCTGTAGACTCACCATTAACAAATGTACCGGTACCATCTGGGGACTACCTTTACCAACAAGACTAAAAGATTACTTAGAAGAATATAAATTCCAG
- the SOCS2 gene encoding suppressor of cytokine signaling 2 isoform X4 yields MICRPNNLISRPCPFFSSFPLLPAFSQAEGSPAALSVCVGGSRGAAAREVKAVIPEALACPWRREGQHPPSLRPRSRSSHPPASPKLNVNRGSWGRHTPPLPGPSRLPRPLSAGEPAWCGGGCCRGRGELCVTAPAGDFAILRSGPGEEEPAALQPLPLRHHFGHPAGTCFGVSTDFQEGRVSPLTRARAATCLCHSDLSHMTLRCLEPSGNGAEGTQNQWGTAGSAEEPSPEAACLAKALRELGQTGWYWGSMTVNEAKEKLKEAPEGTFLIRDSSHSDYLLTISVKTSAGPTNLRIEYQDGKFRLDSIICVKSKLKQFDSVVHLIDYYVQMCKDKRTGPEAPRNGTVHLYLTKPLYTAAPSLQHLCRLTINKCTGTIWGLPLPTRLKDYLEEYKFQKYED; encoded by the exons ATGATCTGTCGTCCTAATAACCTGATCTCCCGCCCTTgtcctttcttctcctccttccccctcctacCTGCTTTTTCGCAGGCGGAGGGAAGCCCCGCAGCcctcagtgtgtgtgtgggggggagtagGGGAGCTGCAGCCCGGGAGGTCAAGGCGGTGATCCCCGAGGCTCTTGCCTGCCCTTGGCGCAGAGAGGGCCAGCACCCGCCGTCGCTCCGGCCGCGCTCGCGCTCGTCGCATCCCCCGGCATCTCCTAAATTAAACGTCAACAGGGGAAGCTGGGGCAGACACACCCCTCCTCTCCCGGGCCCCTCCCGGCTCCCCCGCCCCTTGTCCGCTGGGGAGCCTGCCTGGTGCGGAGGCGGCTGCTGCCGAGGCCGAG GAGAACTGTGCGTGACCGCGCCTGCGGGGGACTTTGCCATTCTTCGGTCGGGACCTGGGGAGGAAGAACCCGCGGCTCTccaacccctccccctccgccaccatTTCGGACACCCCGCAGGGACTTGTTTTGGGGTTTCTACTGACTTCCAGGAAGGACGCGTGTCCCCTCTGACCCGAGCTCGGGCGGCCACCTGTTTGTGCCACAGTGACCTTTCCCACATGACCCTGCGGTGCCTCGAGCCCTCCGGGAATGGCGCGGAAGGGACGCAGAACCAGTGGGGGACCGCGGGGTCGGCGGAAGAGCCGTCCCCGGAGGCGGCGTGTCTAGCGAAGGCCCTGCGGGAGCTCGGGCAAACAG GATGGTACTGGGGAAGTATGACTGTTAATGAAGccaaagagaaattaaaagaggCACCAGAAGGAACCTTCTTAATTAGAGACAGTTCTCATTCAGACTACCTACTAACAATATCTGTTAAAACATCAGCCGGGCCAACTAATCTGCGAATCGAATACCAAGATGGGAAATTCAGATTGGACTCTATCATATGTGTCAAATCCAAGCTTAAACAATTTGACAGTGTGGTTCACCTGATAGACTACTATGTTCAGATGTGCAAGGATAAGCGGACCGGCCCAGAAGCCCCCCGGAACGGCACTGTTCACCTTTATCTGACCAAACCTCTCTACACGGCAGCACCATCTCTGCAGCATCTCTGTAGACTCACCATTAACAAATGTACCGGTACCATCTGGGGACTACCTTTACCAACAAGACTAAAAGATTACTTAGAAGAATATAAATTCCAG